A window of the Gossypium arboreum isolate Shixiya-1 chromosome 2, ASM2569848v2, whole genome shotgun sequence genome harbors these coding sequences:
- the LOC108464500 gene encoding probable carboxylesterase 16: MYILEINQLRKFLFELFLAIITAAIRKSPFDAFKTFNELNPSISDRHQWRQRYPTSFEFHSSSKLSPLFTILLFSSKMPSLAVKLYSIFFKFQQRYTLHNLTQIPVHAVDPFGITSRREESTAASNPSFYEGVATKDIHIDPFSSLCIRIFLPATVVNFDPTTIIEDKSKDGAFIYSGYSPQARTKHKRLPVVLQFHGGAFVGGSNDSVRNDTFCRRIANLCDVIVVAVGYRLAPESRYPAAFDDGLKVLNWLAKEANLAECGKWMGNGNRNGRRRADAHVFDGFGASMAEPWLAAHGDPSRCVLLGVSSGANIADYVARKAVEAGKLLDPVKVVAQVLMYPFFIGSSPTASEIKLANSYFYDKSMCMQTWKLFLPEEKFDLDHPAANPLIPGREPPLKFMPPTLTVVAEQDWMRDRAIAYSEELRRANIDAPLLEYKDAVHEFATLDVLLQTPQAQACVEDIAIWVKKYISLRGHEFSY, translated from the exons ATGTACATTCTAGAAATTAATCAACTCAGAAAGTTCCTATTCGAACTTTTTCTGGCTATTATCACAGCAGCCATTAGAAAGTCCCCATTTGACGCCTTCAAGACTTTCAACGAATTGAACCCTTCTATCTCCGATCGTCATCAATGGCGTCAACGTTATCCcacaagttttgaattccattcTTCTTCAAAGTTATCTCCGTTGTTTACCATTTTATTGTTTTCATCAAAGATGCCAAGCTTAGCGGTAAAACTGTATAGCATCTTCTTCAAGTTCCAGCAAAGATATACGCTACATAATCTAACGCAAATTCCTGTTCACGCCGTCGATCCTTTTGGCATAACTTCCCGGCGTGAAGAATCGACGGCCGCAAGCAACCCTTCCTTCTATGAAGGCGTCGCCACCAAGGACATCCACATCGACCCTTTTTCATCTCTCTGCATCCGGATTTTCCTTCCCGCCACGGTGGTTAACTTCGATCCGACGACAATAATCGAAGACAAAAGCAAAGATGGTGCTTTTATTTACAGTGGCTACTCTCCTCAGGCTAGAACAAAGCACAAGAGACTACCGGTGGTATTACAGTTTCACGGCGGGGCTTTTGTCGGCGGAAGCAATGATAGTGTAAGGAACGACACGTTTTGTCGGAGGATTGCCAATCTTTGTGATGTGATCGTCGTTGCAGTCGGTTATAGGCTGGCCCCGGAGAGCCGGTATCCGGCGGCGTTTGACGACGGTTTGAAAGTGTTGAATTGGTTGGCGAAGGAGGCGAATTTGGCGGAGTGTGGGAAGTGGATGGGGAATGGGAATAGGAATGGGAGAAGGAGAGCGGATGCTCATGTTTTTGATGGGTTCGGTGCATCCATGGCTGAACCTTGGTTGGCTGCTCATGGAGATCCCTCTAG GTGTGTACTCCTCGGGGTAAGCAGTGGTGCAAACATAGCAGACTATGTGGCTCGAAAGGCTGTTGAGGCAGGGAAGCTATTGGATCCTGTTAAGGTAGTGGCACAAGTCCTGATGTATCCATTTTTCATCGGAAGCAGTCCCACGGCTTCGGAAATTAAACTGGCAAACTCCTACTTCTATGACAAGTCTATGTGCATGCAGACATGGAAACTTTTTCTGCCTGAGGAAAAATTCGACCTCGATCATCCAGCTGCCAACCCTTTAATCCCTGGGAGAGAGCCTCCTCTGAAGTTCATGCCCCCGACACTGACAGTTGTTGCGGAGCAAGACTGGATGAGGGATCGAGCCATTGCTTATTCCGAGGAACTTCGGAGGGCTAACATAGATGCTCCCCTTCTTGAATACAAGGATGCAGTTCATGAGTTTGCAACTCTTGATGTGCTCCTTCAGACACCACAAGCACAAGCATGTGTTGAAGATATTGCTATATGGGTCAAGAAATATATATCACTCAGAGGCCATGAGTTTTCTTACTGA